Proteins from one Gimesia maris genomic window:
- a CDS encoding outer membrane protein assembly factor BamB family protein: MKFVAPFLCSLACLTLMACSEAAPETVAAGESTEPTESLPPVIAEVSFKEARTKSAPVPQTGFWPHWLGPNFDGISRETGWRADWADKPPEVSWRRNVGTGYSSISAANGRLYTMGHKEGNESVYCLDAKTGDVIWEQSYPAELVNHLNAGGPGATPTIDGNFLYTNSRDGRLICFELKTGKIIWEKKLTDAYDMEVPEWGFTCSPLIQGEKLLIEAGRLVALDKRTGKEIWKSTPHMPGYGTPAPFEVEGTKYLALLNNDCLTITRASDGVEVTTFNWPSPFDTNSTTPIIDGKTIFISSGYHKGCALLEFENGKLTARYTNKDMKNHFNNSVLFQKHFYGMDGNSNLGRIVRLNCLDQQTGKVKWREAGFGCGSILISDGKLIILSDEGTLVTAKASPESYQEISRFKVLDHQCWTVPLLCGGQIYCRDSAGNIACVDVRQPALDQ, encoded by the coding sequence ATGAAATTTGTCGCCCCGTTTCTGTGTTCGCTGGCCTGCCTCACCCTGATGGCCTGCAGTGAAGCGGCACCGGAAACCGTCGCAGCCGGTGAATCGACTGAGCCAACAGAGTCGCTACCGCCCGTCATCGCAGAAGTTTCATTTAAAGAGGCCCGAACAAAATCGGCACCGGTCCCGCAGACCGGTTTCTGGCCGCACTGGTTGGGGCCGAACTTTGATGGCATATCGAGAGAAACCGGCTGGCGCGCTGACTGGGCCGACAAACCACCTGAAGTCAGCTGGCGCAGAAATGTGGGAACCGGTTACAGTTCGATCTCTGCTGCCAACGGCCGCCTGTATACGATGGGACACAAAGAGGGCAACGAAAGTGTGTATTGCCTGGATGCTAAGACAGGCGATGTCATCTGGGAACAAAGCTATCCCGCGGAACTGGTCAATCATCTGAACGCTGGTGGCCCCGGAGCCACGCCGACCATTGATGGTAATTTCCTTTATACGAACAGCCGAGATGGTCGGTTAATCTGCTTCGAACTCAAAACAGGCAAGATCATCTGGGAAAAGAAACTGACCGATGCCTACGACATGGAAGTCCCCGAGTGGGGCTTTACCTGTTCGCCGCTGATCCAGGGTGAAAAACTACTGATCGAAGCCGGGCGACTGGTCGCGCTGGATAAACGCACGGGGAAAGAGATCTGGAAATCCACGCCTCACATGCCGGGTTATGGAACACCGGCTCCCTTCGAAGTGGAGGGAACAAAATATCTGGCCCTGCTGAATAACGACTGCCTCACAATTACCCGCGCCTCTGATGGTGTCGAAGTCACCACCTTCAACTGGCCTTCCCCCTTTGATACGAATTCCACCACACCCATCATCGACGGCAAAACGATTTTTATCTCGTCGGGTTACCATAAGGGTTGTGCGCTGCTCGAATTTGAAAATGGGAAACTCACGGCCCGCTACACAAATAAAGACATGAAGAATCACTTCAACAACAGTGTGCTGTTTCAGAAACACTTTTATGGCATGGACGGGAATTCCAACCTGGGTCGCATCGTTCGTCTGAACTGCCTCGATCAGCAGACGGGCAAAGTGAAATGGCGCGAAGCTGGATTTGGCTGCGGCTCTATTTTGATTTCAGATGGCAAACTGATCATCCTTTCCGATGAAGGAACCCTCGTCACTGCCAAAGCGTCCCCTGAATCCTATCAGGAAATTTCCCGATTCAAGGTGCTCGATCATCAATGCTGGACGGTTCCTCTACTCTGTGGCGGACAAATTTACTGTCGTGACTCAGCAGGGAATATTGCCTGTGTGGATGTCCGGCAACCGGCGCTGGATCAATAA
- the aspS gene encoding aspartate--tRNA ligase: MLRTHTCGELRTDHVGQTVTLAGWVIRGRDHGGLAFIDLRDRYGVTQIVFNPDRDAAMHELARSLRAEDVIQVSGEVVLRDDRENEKLATGKIEIRAHELKVLNKSKTPPFEPGTSELPNEELRLTYRFLDLRSERLQEALKVRHRLTKLTRDYFDEHQFLEIETPILGRSTPEGARDYLVPSRVHEGSFYALPQSPQIYKQILMIGGYDRYMQIARCFRDEDLRADRQPEFTQIDLEMAFVEQEDILTLIDGLIARILKELRSIEITEPLPRYDYHDVMEKYGSDKPDLRFGLELIDVGEIAASCDFAVFKKTMETGGRVRGLNAKAAADRYSRKDIDGLTEFVGEYGAKGLAFFKVTDEGLHSPIAKFFSDEDKQKIMEAMNAEVGDLLFFVADQCAVTSAALAALRNRLGKELELYGPDDFECCWVVNFPLLSYNEEEKRWDAEHHPFCQPVEEDVQYFESDPAKVRAQSYDLVMNGYELASGSVRVHDQKVQQTIFDLLGISAEEAEERFGFLLQALRYGAPPHAGAALGLDRLVMLLCGNDNIRDVIAFPKTQKAADLLSGAPSEVDPHQLRDLRIKVDIPK; the protein is encoded by the coding sequence GTGTTACGAACACATACCTGTGGCGAATTAAGAACAGATCATGTCGGGCAGACGGTCACACTGGCGGGCTGGGTGATCCGCGGTCGCGACCATGGCGGCCTGGCTTTTATCGACCTGCGCGATCGCTACGGAGTGACTCAGATCGTATTCAACCCCGATCGTGACGCCGCCATGCATGAACTGGCCCGCTCTCTACGCGCGGAAGACGTCATTCAGGTGTCCGGCGAAGTGGTGCTGCGGGATGATCGGGAAAACGAAAAACTGGCGACCGGAAAAATTGAAATCCGTGCCCACGAGCTGAAAGTGCTCAACAAAAGCAAGACGCCTCCCTTTGAACCGGGCACGAGCGAGCTGCCCAACGAAGAACTGCGTTTGACCTATCGCTTCCTCGATCTGCGGAGCGAACGTCTGCAGGAAGCGTTAAAGGTCCGCCATCGCCTGACTAAACTGACGCGCGACTATTTTGATGAGCATCAGTTCCTGGAAATCGAAACACCCATCCTGGGTCGCAGCACACCGGAAGGGGCCCGCGATTACCTGGTTCCCAGCCGCGTCCATGAAGGCAGCTTTTATGCATTGCCTCAATCGCCACAGATTTACAAACAGATTCTGATGATTGGCGGCTATGACCGCTACATGCAGATTGCCCGCTGTTTCCGCGATGAAGACCTGCGTGCCGACCGTCAGCCGGAATTCACACAAATCGATCTCGAGATGGCGTTTGTCGAACAGGAAGACATCCTGACATTAATCGACGGCCTGATCGCCCGCATTCTGAAAGAGCTGCGGAGCATCGAAATCACCGAGCCACTCCCCCGATATGACTATCATGATGTGATGGAAAAATATGGTTCCGACAAACCGGACCTGCGGTTTGGCCTGGAACTGATTGATGTGGGTGAGATTGCTGCCAGCTGTGACTTTGCCGTCTTCAAGAAAACCATGGAGACCGGCGGCCGCGTCAGAGGTTTGAACGCCAAAGCCGCCGCCGACCGCTATAGCCGCAAAGACATCGACGGCCTGACCGAATTCGTCGGCGAGTATGGTGCCAAAGGGCTGGCCTTCTTCAAGGTCACTGATGAAGGACTGCATTCCCCCATCGCGAAGTTCTTCTCCGATGAAGACAAGCAGAAGATCATGGAAGCCATGAATGCGGAAGTGGGCGACCTGCTGTTCTTCGTTGCCGACCAGTGCGCCGTCACTTCAGCGGCTCTGGCTGCTTTACGAAACCGGCTGGGCAAAGAACTGGAACTGTATGGTCCGGATGATTTCGAGTGCTGCTGGGTCGTCAATTTCCCGCTGCTCTCTTACAACGAAGAAGAAAAACGCTGGGACGCCGAGCATCATCCCTTCTGCCAGCCTGTCGAAGAAGACGTACAGTACTTTGAAAGTGACCCGGCCAAAGTGCGGGCACAATCGTATGACCTGGTAATGAACGGTTATGAATTAGCCAGCGGCAGTGTCCGTGTGCACGATCAGAAAGTCCAGCAGACCATCTTTGACCTGCTGGGAATCTCGGCGGAAGAAGCAGAGGAGCGGTTTGGCTTCCTGCTGCAGGCACTGCGTTACGGGGCGCCTCCACACGCCGGCGCTGCTCTGGGCCTGGACCGCCTGGTGATGCTGCTCTGCGGAAACGATAATATCCGTGACGTCATCGCGTTCCCCAAAACTCAAAAAGCAGCCGACCTGCTGAGTGGTGCTCCCTCAGAAGTCGATCCCCACCAGCTCCGCGATCTCCGGATCAAAGTTGACATTCCCAAGTAA
- a CDS encoding PmoA family protein — protein sequence MKILLSILCLFVGFSSVADAKDAPVQITKNGTKVNVTIAGKPFATYHTGSDLPKPFFSPVRAADGTIITRSLVDPEDHPHHKGIWVAVDEVNEVDFWAEKGKIKNSEVKVIKAAGNPAVMQVTNQWLGEDGKPIVTETTVISIYANRLLTYDITFKAGDKPVVFEDTKEGLFGIRLPNGMREKEEGSVENNTGIKGTKDNWGKPTEWIDYYGPLHGKLYGVTLMDSPQNFKKSRYHVRNYGLFTISPFGDHSYTNKKSPADPKHLKAGGTFNLKYGLYIHEGNTQQGKVAAAYQQFLKVTGSKPADKKQTAKPQPKAKKVSAAPKKPATPAKKVAAAPYEEKSAPVKPIPETEPVSNPDCNCCPAPVQRRRGLFRLRRNR from the coding sequence GTGAAAATCTTATTAAGTATACTCTGCCTGTTTGTTGGCTTCAGCTCCGTTGCCGATGCGAAAGATGCGCCCGTTCAAATCACCAAAAACGGTACGAAAGTGAATGTGACCATCGCAGGAAAACCATTCGCCACTTATCACACAGGCAGCGATCTGCCTAAGCCGTTTTTCTCTCCCGTTCGTGCCGCGGATGGTACAATCATCACGCGCTCCCTGGTCGATCCTGAAGATCACCCGCACCACAAAGGAATCTGGGTGGCCGTCGATGAAGTCAACGAAGTCGACTTCTGGGCAGAAAAAGGTAAGATCAAAAACAGCGAAGTCAAAGTCATCAAAGCTGCCGGCAATCCCGCTGTTATGCAGGTGACCAATCAGTGGCTGGGTGAAGACGGAAAACCAATCGTCACCGAAACGACTGTGATTTCAATCTATGCCAACAGACTTCTGACTTATGACATCACTTTCAAAGCAGGTGACAAACCGGTCGTCTTCGAAGACACCAAAGAAGGTCTGTTTGGAATCCGTCTGCCGAATGGCATGCGGGAAAAAGAAGAGGGCAGCGTCGAGAATAACACTGGAATTAAAGGCACAAAAGACAACTGGGGCAAACCAACCGAATGGATCGACTACTACGGCCCGCTTCACGGCAAACTGTATGGTGTGACCCTGATGGACTCTCCTCAGAACTTCAAAAAGTCACGTTACCATGTTCGTAATTACGGCCTGTTTACGATCAGCCCATTTGGCGATCACTCTTATACGAACAAGAAATCACCAGCCGACCCCAAACACCTGAAAGCGGGTGGCACATTCAATCTCAAGTACGGCCTGTATATTCATGAAGGCAATACTCAGCAGGGTAAAGTCGCTGCCGCCTATCAGCAGTTTCTGAAAGTGACCGGCTCCAAACCTGCTGATAAAAAACAGACCGCCAAACCACAGCCCAAAGCGAAAAAAGTTTCAGCGGCTCCGAAAAAACCAGCGACTCCTGCCAAGAAAGTCGCTGCCGCTCCTTATGAAGAAAAGAGCGCCCCGGTAAAGCCCATTCCCGAAACAGAACCGGTTTCCAATCCTGACTGCAACTGCTGCCCGGCTCCCGTGCAGCGACGCCGAGGCCTGTTTCGACTGCGACGAAACCGCTAA
- a CDS encoding ClpP family protease, whose protein sequence is MNTKRRPRTLSPLKSYPGKSSGLRNPGSRDREPAWEIALSGDLGDKESDLVSRVVELPRGSRGTIFFDSPGGSVYAGLTLASLIRLRKLNVAGVALGECSSAAILPFAACRHRFVTTYTTLLFHPIRWQSEDDVRFEEAAEWARHFKIMESDFDRLQAQLFGCEQSLLDQWTRPGKFVSGQELVDAGLAHLIDPFADEDQWQMIEAR, encoded by the coding sequence ATGAATACGAAACGACGGCCGCGAACCCTGTCCCCTTTGAAATCATATCCCGGGAAATCGTCTGGTTTGCGGAATCCGGGATCACGGGATCGAGAACCGGCGTGGGAAATCGCTCTTTCCGGTGATCTGGGTGATAAAGAATCTGATCTGGTCTCGCGGGTTGTTGAATTGCCGCGCGGCAGTCGAGGTACTATTTTTTTCGATTCCCCTGGGGGTTCCGTCTATGCCGGCCTGACGCTTGCCAGCCTGATTCGCTTGCGCAAATTAAATGTCGCTGGCGTGGCTCTGGGGGAATGCTCGTCCGCTGCGATTCTGCCTTTTGCGGCCTGCAGACATCGCTTTGTGACCACTTATACGACGTTACTGTTTCACCCGATCCGCTGGCAGAGTGAAGACGATGTTCGCTTTGAAGAAGCAGCAGAATGGGCGCGGCATTTCAAAATTATGGAATCGGATTTCGACCGGTTGCAGGCGCAGCTTTTCGGTTGTGAACAAAGTCTGCTGGATCAATGGACGCGGCCCGGCAAATTCGTCTCGGGTCAGGAACTGGTTGACGCCGGCCTGGCGCACCTGATCGATCCCTTCGCGGACGAAGATCAGTGGCAGATGATTGAGGCAAGATAG
- a CDS encoding thiazole synthase, with amino-acid sequence MATIGSTESSLILGTHHLNSRLIVGTGKYSTYELMQESLEVSGADVITVAVRRERLIDSDGRNILDFIDLDKYTILPNTAGCFSAEDAVRVARMGREILRGLENPGADWVKIEVLGDTRTLLPDPVATLEATKQLVDEGFSVLCYSTDDPITAKRLKEAGATSVMPAGSPIGSGQGILNPNNIRICLEYLKEDDPDYPVIVDAGVGTASDVTIAMELGCDGVLLNTGIAGAKDPVRMARAMKHGIEAGRDAYLAGRIPKKLYATASSPETGVIAPK; translated from the coding sequence ATGGCAACAATCGGCAGCACAGAATCGTCCCTCATTCTGGGAACGCATCATCTGAATTCCCGTCTGATCGTAGGTACGGGTAAATACTCGACCTACGAACTGATGCAGGAAAGCCTCGAAGTCAGTGGCGCCGATGTAATTACCGTGGCGGTCCGCCGCGAACGTCTGATTGATTCGGATGGACGCAATATTCTCGACTTCATCGATCTGGATAAATACACGATCCTCCCCAATACCGCCGGCTGTTTCTCTGCAGAAGATGCCGTCCGCGTCGCACGCATGGGCCGCGAAATTCTAAGAGGACTGGAAAATCCGGGGGCAGACTGGGTCAAGATCGAAGTGCTCGGCGATACCAGAACCCTGCTCCCCGATCCGGTCGCGACACTCGAAGCCACAAAGCAACTGGTAGATGAAGGCTTTTCCGTTCTCTGTTACTCAACCGACGATCCCATTACCGCGAAGCGGCTCAAAGAAGCCGGTGCCACATCCGTGATGCCCGCGGGCAGCCCGATCGGCAGTGGTCAGGGAATCCTGAACCCGAACAACATTCGCATCTGTCTGGAATATCTGAAAGAAGACGATCCGGATTACCCGGTGATCGTCGATGCCGGCGTCGGAACTGCCAGTGATGTCACTATCGCGATGGAACTGGGCTGCGATGGCGTGCTGCTCAACACGGGCATCGCCGGTGCAAAGGACCCGGTACGGATGGCACGGGCAATGAAGCACGGCATTGAAGCGGGACGCGACGCGTATCTCGCCGGCCGCATCCCGAAGAAACTGTATGCCACCGCTTCCAGTCCGGAAACCGGCGTGATCGCCCCCAAGTGA
- the thiS gene encoding sulfur carrier protein ThiS encodes MKIQVNGETREVPAEFTVADLLVELALQPKYLAVERNLILIPREEHAACTLQEGDRLEIVTLVGGG; translated from the coding sequence GTGAAAATTCAGGTGAACGGTGAAACCCGCGAGGTTCCGGCTGAATTCACAGTCGCCGATCTGCTGGTGGAGCTGGCACTACAGCCAAAATATCTGGCCGTAGAACGAAATTTAATTTTAATTCCACGCGAAGAACATGCTGCCTGCACACTGCAGGAAGGGGATCGCCTGGAAATTGTAACGCTGGTAGGTGGTGGGTAA
- a CDS encoding glycerophosphodiester phosphodiesterase yields MTAASTLSAVEIIGHRGASYDAPENTLASVNLAWERNADAVEIDIYLSKDGKIVAFHDKTTKRIGGRDQEVKDQTFDELQTLDVGAWKNAKYKAERIPTLTQILETIPAQKRLFIEIKCGPEVLPQLKQELAASGKTPAQTAIIGFDFDTMQQAKQLMPEREVIWVFKVKQNKITRKWQHKPSYYIQKAKEANLDGLDLGYNGFVNKAFVQQAKEAGLPVYVWTVNKVGDAKKLAEMGVTGITTDRPGLLLSALKPEK; encoded by the coding sequence ATGACAGCAGCATCGACTCTTTCCGCCGTCGAAATCATTGGACACCGTGGCGCCTCGTATGATGCACCTGAAAATACCCTCGCTTCCGTTAATCTGGCCTGGGAACGGAACGCCGATGCCGTCGAGATTGACATCTACCTGTCCAAAGATGGCAAGATTGTTGCCTTTCATGATAAAACCACCAAACGGATCGGCGGACGCGATCAGGAAGTCAAAGACCAGACGTTTGACGAGTTACAGACTCTGGATGTAGGTGCCTGGAAAAATGCAAAGTACAAAGCAGAGCGGATTCCCACGTTGACCCAGATTCTGGAAACCATCCCCGCTCAAAAACGACTGTTTATTGAAATCAAATGCGGACCTGAAGTCCTGCCTCAACTGAAACAGGAACTGGCTGCCTCGGGAAAAACACCCGCCCAGACTGCAATTATCGGCTTTGATTTTGACACGATGCAGCAGGCCAAGCAGTTAATGCCGGAACGGGAAGTCATCTGGGTGTTCAAAGTGAAGCAGAATAAAATTACCCGTAAGTGGCAACACAAGCCGAGTTACTATATTCAGAAAGCCAAGGAAGCCAACCTCGATGGTCTGGATCTGGGCTATAACGGTTTCGTCAATAAAGCATTTGTCCAACAGGCGAAGGAAGCCGGTCTTCCCGTCTATGTCTGGACGGTCAACAAAGTGGGCGATGCAAAAAAACTGGCGGAAATGGGTGTCACCGGCATTACCACAGACCGGCCGGGTTTGTTACTTTCTGCTTTGAAACCGGAGAAATAG
- a CDS encoding PDZ domain-containing protein — MRNRLILLTGFALCMTFLFCMTEANAKDEAQPLPQQAIDSILDLESDDFQTRQQATQKLPEYGEQVIDPLLKVTEGDSLEAAVRAILVIEQIYIQGKEKSVGRAEDALEKLANAKNPSVAIRAEEVIDRHADIREKRAVREITKMGGKVTFWTAEDIAKTPGASSREPGQVRYIVLGKNWTGNENERGLRFIKRIRDLTTLYMIKGHPIPDLAMDDLMKALPATRFQTRESDAMLGISSQAGGIENGGCLVGDVSEGLAAAKAGIQSGDLIVKFGENQVNNFESLVDLIGKKEAGDKVEVLLIRNGKPKAVNVTLSSWLDK; from the coding sequence ATGAGAAACCGCTTGATTTTGCTGACAGGTTTTGCGCTGTGTATGACGTTTCTCTTCTGCATGACAGAAGCGAACGCCAAAGACGAAGCGCAGCCGCTGCCTCAGCAGGCGATTGACTCGATTCTCGATCTCGAAAGCGATGATTTCCAGACCCGTCAGCAGGCCACGCAGAAACTGCCCGAATATGGCGAGCAGGTCATCGATCCTCTGCTGAAAGTGACCGAAGGAGACAGCCTGGAAGCAGCGGTCCGTGCGATTCTGGTAATTGAGCAGATTTATATCCAGGGGAAGGAAAAATCGGTCGGTCGGGCAGAAGATGCGCTGGAAAAACTGGCCAATGCCAAAAATCCGTCAGTTGCGATCCGGGCGGAAGAGGTCATTGATCGCCATGCCGATATTCGTGAAAAACGTGCGGTGCGTGAAATTACAAAAATGGGCGGCAAAGTCACCTTCTGGACCGCGGAAGACATTGCCAAAACGCCCGGAGCCAGTTCCCGGGAACCGGGACAGGTCCGTTATATCGTTCTGGGGAAAAACTGGACCGGCAATGAAAACGAGCGTGGTCTCCGCTTTATCAAACGCATCCGGGACCTGACGACTCTGTATATGATTAAAGGGCATCCCATTCCAGACCTGGCGATGGATGACCTGATGAAAGCACTTCCTGCGACCCGCTTCCAGACGCGCGAGAGCGATGCGATGCTCGGTATTTCATCCCAGGCGGGTGGAATTGAAAACGGTGGCTGCCTGGTCGGCGATGTCAGCGAAGGACTGGCAGCGGCGAAGGCAGGTATCCAGTCCGGCGACCTGATCGTGAAATTTGGTGAGAATCAAGTGAATAACTTTGAAAGTCTGGTGGATCTCATCGGTAAAAAAGAAGCCGGAGACAAAGTGGAGGTCCTGCTGATTCGAAACGGCAAACCCAAAGCAGTGAATGTGACACTCAGCAGCTGGCTGGATAAATAA
- a CDS encoding neutral/alkaline non-lysosomal ceramidase N-terminal domain-containing protein — MLPRILLTLILPACFLFLTMTSREARAETTSLRAGAAAVDITPPPGTSLDGVISKNGSVTGVHDRIFSRALVLDDGNTRIAICVNDLCMVERSYFDRAKQIVFEKTGLPVDRILMTSTHTHAAPRVPYGRASEKDDTYYEQLIEQMAAAIIQADQNLAPAQIAWGSFDAGKYAACRRFLAEKGSVSLNPFGVAGEQIKSVSGRSKSIIQPAAPIDPQCSLLSVQHRDGSPLAVLGNMSIHYCGGYQKGQISADYFGAYARHLAKILTTEKSHPPFVGMLSNGTSGNVGAVMKQDKKKYAAFEWIEESGQQFAEQSLKVINQLNYKSDLAIDMLEQELELGIRRPDAERLKWAREILEHPQQKTVHRWSKIYATEAVELSKYPPTEKIKIQAIRIGGLGIAGMPCEVFTETGLAIKDQSPFKATFSMELANGSSGYLPTPQQHALGGYETWPARSSYLEIDAETKIRQTALKLLNQLHD, encoded by the coding sequence ATGCTGCCCCGCATCCTGCTGACACTGATCCTGCCTGCCTGTTTTCTGTTTCTGACTATGACTTCCCGCGAAGCACGGGCGGAGACCACTAGTCTGCGGGCTGGTGCCGCTGCCGTCGATATTACACCACCGCCGGGAACCTCGCTGGATGGGGTGATCTCTAAAAATGGTTCTGTCACTGGCGTACACGACCGGATCTTTTCACGGGCGCTGGTACTTGATGACGGGAACACACGGATTGCCATTTGCGTGAATGATCTGTGTATGGTGGAGCGGAGTTACTTTGATCGCGCAAAACAGATCGTCTTTGAAAAAACCGGCCTGCCCGTGGATCGCATCCTGATGACCAGCACGCATACGCACGCTGCTCCGCGTGTGCCGTATGGGCGCGCCAGTGAGAAAGATGATACCTATTACGAACAATTGATCGAACAGATGGCCGCCGCCATCATCCAGGCCGACCAGAATCTGGCCCCGGCACAAATCGCCTGGGGCTCCTTCGATGCAGGGAAATACGCCGCCTGTCGGCGGTTTCTGGCAGAAAAAGGGAGCGTCTCTTTAAACCCGTTCGGAGTCGCGGGAGAGCAGATCAAATCTGTTTCCGGTCGCAGCAAATCGATCATTCAACCCGCGGCCCCCATCGATCCACAATGCTCGCTGTTGTCGGTCCAGCATCGAGATGGATCGCCACTGGCGGTCCTGGGCAACATGAGCATTCACTATTGTGGCGGCTATCAGAAAGGGCAGATCAGTGCCGACTATTTTGGCGCCTATGCCCGACACCTCGCGAAAATATTAACGACTGAAAAATCACATCCACCGTTTGTGGGCATGCTCTCTAACGGCACGAGCGGTAACGTGGGCGCGGTCATGAAACAGGACAAAAAGAAGTATGCCGCGTTTGAATGGATTGAAGAATCGGGTCAACAGTTTGCAGAGCAGTCGCTGAAAGTGATCAATCAGCTGAATTACAAGTCAGACCTGGCAATTGATATGCTCGAACAGGAACTGGAACTGGGAATTCGCCGTCCCGATGCAGAACGCCTGAAGTGGGCACGTGAAATTCTGGAACATCCCCAACAGAAAACGGTGCATCGCTGGTCGAAGATTTATGCAACCGAAGCGGTTGAACTCAGTAAGTATCCCCCGACTGAGAAGATTAAAATTCAGGCGATTCGCATAGGGGGGCTGGGGATCGCAGGAATGCCTTGCGAAGTGTTTACGGAAACCGGTCTGGCGATCAAAGATCAGAGCCCGTTCAAAGCGACCTTCTCCATGGAACTGGCGAATGGCTCCAGCGGCTATCTGCCAACTCCTCAGCAGCATGCATTAGGCGGTTATGAAACCTGGCCGGCCCGCAGCAGTTACCTGGAAATCGATGCGGAAACGAAGATCCGCCAGACCGCCCTTAAACTGCTGAACCAGCTGCATGACTGA